In a genomic window of Salmo trutta chromosome 32, fSalTru1.1, whole genome shotgun sequence:
- the LOC115171202 gene encoding myocardin-related transcription factor B isoform X1, whose amino-acid sequence MEPQGSLGVEGDFSLQLALLVPSLRSEAVTHDLEDLTMQPSPSLPPLKERKNVLQRRLQQRRTREQLVEQGIMPPLKCPAAFHEQIRSLQRSRTENFLKHKFRSRPERSELVRMHILQETHVEPSLQATQMMLKRARLADDLNEKLAQRPGPMELVVKNILPVEPSLVKDGITDPPDGEVENDFPKTKTPDVYNFDEDSSDALSPEQPASQESQSSSAPSPSPRTPRVTEAPVALSTSPPTSSMKHCPPTSQSTTDFFNFSHVSTNDHQNNRLVTTPQPITIVAPPKPGPMLVKQSQPKTPNDKSRSKKNKDPKPRVKKLKYHQYIPPDQKQEANEAPMDSAYARLLHQQQQFLQLQILSQQQQHYNYQTILPAPLKSTEGQNNCSSVSLSGSSLSSPIMVSLPSAAPARSNQTLTNRKPGVLPANLDEMKVAELKMELKLRGLPVSGTKTDLIERLKPYQEMSSIQAATAMELTGYTGAPQPESMSSTPPVSPAPSEVSSLGMEEAGMPGALSPARPTPSGSSPQQGRLEDSPMETRTSEKDQRLHEKEHQIEELMRKLEQEQRLVEELKMQLEVEKRGLPSPPAPMALAQVKEEGRAASNCSASAHSPLAVVKQEEHSSGQVQMSPLPPFFISHQQVPQVLRQLQPQTSLSGQPGTQILLPVSLPTSTATIQLPNNSIKLQVREPVLQTTVSTTAQGLIQKTEASAPHQQQHTTQTQPMAQMTVPLCTTSGSGFQFRAGPGQTEIPQCFLNTSPGNRSPARASSNQAVPNGPTNKSPSPCQPNFSNHVPKSKDPPRYEEAVKQTRRMQTAAQVPTATSQHMDDLFDVLIESGEISPFIRLDPSFPDKLLPVTASVTTLPFNTVLSRPPPQIQVARPPGPTLNPPAPPSLTALAIDNQLEAFLEGTLKGETEPRTLRLMEELHSQLLEHSPHSPMETDTTGFNNVSAPPSSYHLDHTNLDNMEWLDLTMPGPTGGLNPLGLPPSGVFSSDFLDSHDLQLHWD is encoded by the exons TCCTCCAGCGCCGCCTGCAGCAGAGACGCACCCGTGAGCAGCTAGTGGAGCAGGGCATCATGCCAC CACTGAAATGCCCTGCTGCCTTCCACGAACAGATCCGCAGCCTGCAGAGGTCCAGG ACTGAGAACTTCTTGAAGCACAAATTCCGCAGTAGACCTGAACGTTCAGAGCTGGTCCGCATGCACATCCTGCAAG AGACCCATGTGGAGCCCTCACTGCAGGCCACTCAGATGATGCTGAAGAGAGCCAGGCTGGCTGATGACCTCAATGAGAAGCTGGCCCAGCGACCCGGCCCCATGGAGCTGGTGGTCAAGAACATTCTGCCTGTGGAACCCAGCCTCGTCAAGGACGGCATCACCG ATCCCCCAGACGGTGAGGTGGAGAATGACTTCCCCAAGACGAAAACACCGGATGTGTACAACTTTGACGAGGACAGCAGCGACGCCCTGTCCCCAGAGCAGCCGGCCAGCCAGGAGTCCCAGAGCTCCTCTGCCCCCTCACCCTCCCCCAGAACCCCCAGGGTGACAGAAGCCCCTGTtgccctctccacctccccaccGACCAGCTCCATGAAG CACTGCCCACCTACCTCCCAGTCCACAACAGACTTCTTCAACTTCTCTCATGTCTCCACCAATGATCATCAGAACAATCGCCTGGTGACCACGCCTCAGCCAATCACCATTGTTGCCCCTCCAAAGCCGGGGCCCATGTTAGTAAAG CAAAGCCAGCCAAAGACACCCAATGACAAGAGCCGCAGTAAGAAGAATAAGGATCCCAAGCCGCGGGTGAAGAAGCTAAAGTACCACCAGTACATCCCCCCGGACCAGAAGCAGGAGGCCAACGAGGCCCCCATGGACTCAGCCTACGCCAGGCTACTgcatcagcagcagcagttccTCCAGCTGCAGATACtgagccagcagcagcagcactataACTACCAGACCATCCTTCCTGCCCCACTCAA GTCGACGGAGGGTCAGAACAACTGCTCCAGTGTGTCTCTGAGTGGCAGTAGTCTGTCCAGTCCCATCATGGTCTCTCTACCCAGCGCTGCCCCAGCACGGTCTAACCAGACTCTGACAAACCGCAAGCCTGGTGTCCTACCTGCCAACCTGGACGAAATGAAG GTAGCTGAGCTGAAGATGGAGCTGAAACTGCGAGGTCTTCCGGTGTCTGGCACCAAGACTGACCTGATAGAGAGACTAAAGCCTTATCAGGAGATGTCCAGCATCCAGGCTGCCACTGCCATGGAGCTGACAGGctacacgggggccccacaaccTGAGAGCATGAGCTCCACACCTCCTGTGTCCCCCGCGCCCTCGGAGGTCTCCAGCCTGGGCATGGAGGAGGCTGGGATGCCAGGAGCTCTTTCCCCAGCTCGGCCCACTCCTTCTGGGTCGTCTCCCCAACAAGGCCGCCTGGAGGACAGCCCAATGGAGACCAGAACCTCAGAGAAGGACCAGCGACTGCACGAGAAGGAGCATCAGATCGAGGAGCTGATGAGGAAGCTGGAGCAGGAGCAGAGGctggtggaggagctgaagatgCAGCTAGAGGTGGAGAAGAGGGGTCTGCCCAGCCCTCCAGCCCCCATGGCCCTGGCCCAGGTTAAAGAAGAGGGCAGGGCCGCCTCAAACTGCTCTGCCTCTGCGCATAGCCCACTAGCAGTGGTGAAACAGGAGGAGCACAGCTCAGGCCAGGTGCAGATGTCCCCCCTGCCACCGTTCTTCATCAGCCACCAGCAGGTGCCTCAGGTCCTCAGACAGCTTCAGCCTCAGACCTCGCTGTCTGGCCAGCCTGGAACACAGATCCtgctgcctgtctccctgcccacCAGCACTGCCACCATCCAGCTACCGAACAACAGCATTAAGCTGCAGGTCAGAGAGCCGGTCCTGCAGACCACAGTTAGCACTACAGCTCAAGGCCTCATCCAGAAAACAGAGGCCTCAGCAccccaccaacaacaacacaccACCCAGACCCAACCCATGGCACAG ATGACAGTCCCACTGTGCACCACCTCAGGCTCTGGGTTCCAGTTCAGAGCAGGCCCAGGTCAGACAGAGATCCCCCAGTGTTTCCTAAACACTTCCCCAGGGAACAGGTCCCCTGCCAGGGCCTCATCCAACCAAGCAGTCCCCAATGGTCCAACAAACAAG TCCCCTTCTCCCTGCCAGCCCAACTTCTCAAACCACGTCCCCAAGAGTAAGGACCCGCCACGCTACGAAGAGGCCGTTAAACAGACCCGCAGAATGCAGACTGCTGCACAG GTACCCACTGCAACCAGCCAGCACATGGACGACCTGTTTGACGTGTTGATCGAGAGTGGAG AGATCTCCCCCTTCATCAGACTGGACCCTTCCTTTCCAGACAAGCTGCTTCCTGTGACAGCCAGCGTAACCACCCTGCCCTTCAACACGGTGCTATCCCGCCCCCCGCCCCAGATCCAGGTGGCCCGCCCGCCCGGCCCCACTCTTAACCCCCCGGCCCCACCCAGCCTGACAGCCCTGGCCATAGACAACCAGCTGGAGGCCTTCCTGGAAGGCACGCTGAAGGGGGAGACTGAGCCCCGGACACTGAGGTTGATGGAAGAGCTGCACAGTCAGCTGCTGGAACACTCCCCCCACTCCCCCATGGAGACGGACACCACCGGGTTCAACAATGTCAGTGCACCCCCCTCCAGCTACCACCTGGACCACACCAACCTGGACAACATGGAGTGGCTGGACCTGACCATGCCCGGGCCGACGGGGGGGCTCAACCCACTGGGCCTTCCCCCGTCTGGGGTCTTCTCCTCTGACTTCCTGGACTCCCATGACCTGCAGCTACACTGGGACTAA
- the LOC115171202 gene encoding myocardin-related transcription factor B isoform X2, with translation MLVLVPHCPDHSMGLQTRPLSDPALSSSMACLDVETPAVCRGKFKSVLQRRLQQRRTREQLVEQGIMPPLKCPAAFHEQIRSLQRSRTENFLKHKFRSRPERSELVRMHILQETHVEPSLQATQMMLKRARLADDLNEKLAQRPGPMELVVKNILPVEPSLVKDGITDPPDGEVENDFPKTKTPDVYNFDEDSSDALSPEQPASQESQSSSAPSPSPRTPRVTEAPVALSTSPPTSSMKHCPPTSQSTTDFFNFSHVSTNDHQNNRLVTTPQPITIVAPPKPGPMLVKQSQPKTPNDKSRSKKNKDPKPRVKKLKYHQYIPPDQKQEANEAPMDSAYARLLHQQQQFLQLQILSQQQQHYNYQTILPAPLKSTEGQNNCSSVSLSGSSLSSPIMVSLPSAAPARSNQTLTNRKPGVLPANLDEMKVAELKMELKLRGLPVSGTKTDLIERLKPYQEMSSIQAATAMELTGYTGAPQPESMSSTPPVSPAPSEVSSLGMEEAGMPGALSPARPTPSGSSPQQGRLEDSPMETRTSEKDQRLHEKEHQIEELMRKLEQEQRLVEELKMQLEVEKRGLPSPPAPMALAQVKEEGRAASNCSASAHSPLAVVKQEEHSSGQVQMSPLPPFFISHQQVPQVLRQLQPQTSLSGQPGTQILLPVSLPTSTATIQLPNNSIKLQVREPVLQTTVSTTAQGLIQKTEASAPHQQQHTTQTQPMAQMTVPLCTTSGSGFQFRAGPGQTEIPQCFLNTSPGNRSPARASSNQAVPNGPTNKSPSPCQPNFSNHVPKSKDPPRYEEAVKQTRRMQTAAQVPTATSQHMDDLFDVLIESGEISPFIRLDPSFPDKLLPVTASVTTLPFNTVLSRPPPQIQVARPPGPTLNPPAPPSLTALAIDNQLEAFLEGTLKGETEPRTLRLMEELHSQLLEHSPHSPMETDTTGFNNVSAPPSSYHLDHTNLDNMEWLDLTMPGPTGGLNPLGLPPSGVFSSDFLDSHDLQLHWD, from the exons TCCTCCAGCGCCGCCTGCAGCAGAGACGCACCCGTGAGCAGCTAGTGGAGCAGGGCATCATGCCAC CACTGAAATGCCCTGCTGCCTTCCACGAACAGATCCGCAGCCTGCAGAGGTCCAGG ACTGAGAACTTCTTGAAGCACAAATTCCGCAGTAGACCTGAACGTTCAGAGCTGGTCCGCATGCACATCCTGCAAG AGACCCATGTGGAGCCCTCACTGCAGGCCACTCAGATGATGCTGAAGAGAGCCAGGCTGGCTGATGACCTCAATGAGAAGCTGGCCCAGCGACCCGGCCCCATGGAGCTGGTGGTCAAGAACATTCTGCCTGTGGAACCCAGCCTCGTCAAGGACGGCATCACCG ATCCCCCAGACGGTGAGGTGGAGAATGACTTCCCCAAGACGAAAACACCGGATGTGTACAACTTTGACGAGGACAGCAGCGACGCCCTGTCCCCAGAGCAGCCGGCCAGCCAGGAGTCCCAGAGCTCCTCTGCCCCCTCACCCTCCCCCAGAACCCCCAGGGTGACAGAAGCCCCTGTtgccctctccacctccccaccGACCAGCTCCATGAAG CACTGCCCACCTACCTCCCAGTCCACAACAGACTTCTTCAACTTCTCTCATGTCTCCACCAATGATCATCAGAACAATCGCCTGGTGACCACGCCTCAGCCAATCACCATTGTTGCCCCTCCAAAGCCGGGGCCCATGTTAGTAAAG CAAAGCCAGCCAAAGACACCCAATGACAAGAGCCGCAGTAAGAAGAATAAGGATCCCAAGCCGCGGGTGAAGAAGCTAAAGTACCACCAGTACATCCCCCCGGACCAGAAGCAGGAGGCCAACGAGGCCCCCATGGACTCAGCCTACGCCAGGCTACTgcatcagcagcagcagttccTCCAGCTGCAGATACtgagccagcagcagcagcactataACTACCAGACCATCCTTCCTGCCCCACTCAA GTCGACGGAGGGTCAGAACAACTGCTCCAGTGTGTCTCTGAGTGGCAGTAGTCTGTCCAGTCCCATCATGGTCTCTCTACCCAGCGCTGCCCCAGCACGGTCTAACCAGACTCTGACAAACCGCAAGCCTGGTGTCCTACCTGCCAACCTGGACGAAATGAAG GTAGCTGAGCTGAAGATGGAGCTGAAACTGCGAGGTCTTCCGGTGTCTGGCACCAAGACTGACCTGATAGAGAGACTAAAGCCTTATCAGGAGATGTCCAGCATCCAGGCTGCCACTGCCATGGAGCTGACAGGctacacgggggccccacaaccTGAGAGCATGAGCTCCACACCTCCTGTGTCCCCCGCGCCCTCGGAGGTCTCCAGCCTGGGCATGGAGGAGGCTGGGATGCCAGGAGCTCTTTCCCCAGCTCGGCCCACTCCTTCTGGGTCGTCTCCCCAACAAGGCCGCCTGGAGGACAGCCCAATGGAGACCAGAACCTCAGAGAAGGACCAGCGACTGCACGAGAAGGAGCATCAGATCGAGGAGCTGATGAGGAAGCTGGAGCAGGAGCAGAGGctggtggaggagctgaagatgCAGCTAGAGGTGGAGAAGAGGGGTCTGCCCAGCCCTCCAGCCCCCATGGCCCTGGCCCAGGTTAAAGAAGAGGGCAGGGCCGCCTCAAACTGCTCTGCCTCTGCGCATAGCCCACTAGCAGTGGTGAAACAGGAGGAGCACAGCTCAGGCCAGGTGCAGATGTCCCCCCTGCCACCGTTCTTCATCAGCCACCAGCAGGTGCCTCAGGTCCTCAGACAGCTTCAGCCTCAGACCTCGCTGTCTGGCCAGCCTGGAACACAGATCCtgctgcctgtctccctgcccacCAGCACTGCCACCATCCAGCTACCGAACAACAGCATTAAGCTGCAGGTCAGAGAGCCGGTCCTGCAGACCACAGTTAGCACTACAGCTCAAGGCCTCATCCAGAAAACAGAGGCCTCAGCAccccaccaacaacaacacaccACCCAGACCCAACCCATGGCACAG ATGACAGTCCCACTGTGCACCACCTCAGGCTCTGGGTTCCAGTTCAGAGCAGGCCCAGGTCAGACAGAGATCCCCCAGTGTTTCCTAAACACTTCCCCAGGGAACAGGTCCCCTGCCAGGGCCTCATCCAACCAAGCAGTCCCCAATGGTCCAACAAACAAG TCCCCTTCTCCCTGCCAGCCCAACTTCTCAAACCACGTCCCCAAGAGTAAGGACCCGCCACGCTACGAAGAGGCCGTTAAACAGACCCGCAGAATGCAGACTGCTGCACAG GTACCCACTGCAACCAGCCAGCACATGGACGACCTGTTTGACGTGTTGATCGAGAGTGGAG AGATCTCCCCCTTCATCAGACTGGACCCTTCCTTTCCAGACAAGCTGCTTCCTGTGACAGCCAGCGTAACCACCCTGCCCTTCAACACGGTGCTATCCCGCCCCCCGCCCCAGATCCAGGTGGCCCGCCCGCCCGGCCCCACTCTTAACCCCCCGGCCCCACCCAGCCTGACAGCCCTGGCCATAGACAACCAGCTGGAGGCCTTCCTGGAAGGCACGCTGAAGGGGGAGACTGAGCCCCGGACACTGAGGTTGATGGAAGAGCTGCACAGTCAGCTGCTGGAACACTCCCCCCACTCCCCCATGGAGACGGACACCACCGGGTTCAACAATGTCAGTGCACCCCCCTCCAGCTACCACCTGGACCACACCAACCTGGACAACATGGAGTGGCTGGACCTGACCATGCCCGGGCCGACGGGGGGGCTCAACCCACTGGGCCTTCCCCCGTCTGGGGTCTTCTCCTCTGACTTCCTGGACTCCCATGACCTGCAGCTACACTGGGACTAA
- the LOC115171202 gene encoding myocardin-related transcription factor B isoform X3 yields MLVLVPHCPDHSMGLQTRPLSDPALSSSMACLDVETPAVCRVLQRRLQQRRTREQLVEQGIMPPLKCPAAFHEQIRSLQRSRTENFLKHKFRSRPERSELVRMHILQETHVEPSLQATQMMLKRARLADDLNEKLAQRPGPMELVVKNILPVEPSLVKDGITDPPDGEVENDFPKTKTPDVYNFDEDSSDALSPEQPASQESQSSSAPSPSPRTPRVTEAPVALSTSPPTSSMKHCPPTSQSTTDFFNFSHVSTNDHQNNRLVTTPQPITIVAPPKPGPMLVKQSQPKTPNDKSRSKKNKDPKPRVKKLKYHQYIPPDQKQEANEAPMDSAYARLLHQQQQFLQLQILSQQQQHYNYQTILPAPLKSTEGQNNCSSVSLSGSSLSSPIMVSLPSAAPARSNQTLTNRKPGVLPANLDEMKVAELKMELKLRGLPVSGTKTDLIERLKPYQEMSSIQAATAMELTGYTGAPQPESMSSTPPVSPAPSEVSSLGMEEAGMPGALSPARPTPSGSSPQQGRLEDSPMETRTSEKDQRLHEKEHQIEELMRKLEQEQRLVEELKMQLEVEKRGLPSPPAPMALAQVKEEGRAASNCSASAHSPLAVVKQEEHSSGQVQMSPLPPFFISHQQVPQVLRQLQPQTSLSGQPGTQILLPVSLPTSTATIQLPNNSIKLQVREPVLQTTVSTTAQGLIQKTEASAPHQQQHTTQTQPMAQMTVPLCTTSGSGFQFRAGPGQTEIPQCFLNTSPGNRSPARASSNQAVPNGPTNKSPSPCQPNFSNHVPKSKDPPRYEEAVKQTRRMQTAAQVPTATSQHMDDLFDVLIESGEISPFIRLDPSFPDKLLPVTASVTTLPFNTVLSRPPPQIQVARPPGPTLNPPAPPSLTALAIDNQLEAFLEGTLKGETEPRTLRLMEELHSQLLEHSPHSPMETDTTGFNNVSAPPSSYHLDHTNLDNMEWLDLTMPGPTGGLNPLGLPPSGVFSSDFLDSHDLQLHWD; encoded by the exons TCCTCCAGCGCCGCCTGCAGCAGAGACGCACCCGTGAGCAGCTAGTGGAGCAGGGCATCATGCCAC CACTGAAATGCCCTGCTGCCTTCCACGAACAGATCCGCAGCCTGCAGAGGTCCAGG ACTGAGAACTTCTTGAAGCACAAATTCCGCAGTAGACCTGAACGTTCAGAGCTGGTCCGCATGCACATCCTGCAAG AGACCCATGTGGAGCCCTCACTGCAGGCCACTCAGATGATGCTGAAGAGAGCCAGGCTGGCTGATGACCTCAATGAGAAGCTGGCCCAGCGACCCGGCCCCATGGAGCTGGTGGTCAAGAACATTCTGCCTGTGGAACCCAGCCTCGTCAAGGACGGCATCACCG ATCCCCCAGACGGTGAGGTGGAGAATGACTTCCCCAAGACGAAAACACCGGATGTGTACAACTTTGACGAGGACAGCAGCGACGCCCTGTCCCCAGAGCAGCCGGCCAGCCAGGAGTCCCAGAGCTCCTCTGCCCCCTCACCCTCCCCCAGAACCCCCAGGGTGACAGAAGCCCCTGTtgccctctccacctccccaccGACCAGCTCCATGAAG CACTGCCCACCTACCTCCCAGTCCACAACAGACTTCTTCAACTTCTCTCATGTCTCCACCAATGATCATCAGAACAATCGCCTGGTGACCACGCCTCAGCCAATCACCATTGTTGCCCCTCCAAAGCCGGGGCCCATGTTAGTAAAG CAAAGCCAGCCAAAGACACCCAATGACAAGAGCCGCAGTAAGAAGAATAAGGATCCCAAGCCGCGGGTGAAGAAGCTAAAGTACCACCAGTACATCCCCCCGGACCAGAAGCAGGAGGCCAACGAGGCCCCCATGGACTCAGCCTACGCCAGGCTACTgcatcagcagcagcagttccTCCAGCTGCAGATACtgagccagcagcagcagcactataACTACCAGACCATCCTTCCTGCCCCACTCAA GTCGACGGAGGGTCAGAACAACTGCTCCAGTGTGTCTCTGAGTGGCAGTAGTCTGTCCAGTCCCATCATGGTCTCTCTACCCAGCGCTGCCCCAGCACGGTCTAACCAGACTCTGACAAACCGCAAGCCTGGTGTCCTACCTGCCAACCTGGACGAAATGAAG GTAGCTGAGCTGAAGATGGAGCTGAAACTGCGAGGTCTTCCGGTGTCTGGCACCAAGACTGACCTGATAGAGAGACTAAAGCCTTATCAGGAGATGTCCAGCATCCAGGCTGCCACTGCCATGGAGCTGACAGGctacacgggggccccacaaccTGAGAGCATGAGCTCCACACCTCCTGTGTCCCCCGCGCCCTCGGAGGTCTCCAGCCTGGGCATGGAGGAGGCTGGGATGCCAGGAGCTCTTTCCCCAGCTCGGCCCACTCCTTCTGGGTCGTCTCCCCAACAAGGCCGCCTGGAGGACAGCCCAATGGAGACCAGAACCTCAGAGAAGGACCAGCGACTGCACGAGAAGGAGCATCAGATCGAGGAGCTGATGAGGAAGCTGGAGCAGGAGCAGAGGctggtggaggagctgaagatgCAGCTAGAGGTGGAGAAGAGGGGTCTGCCCAGCCCTCCAGCCCCCATGGCCCTGGCCCAGGTTAAAGAAGAGGGCAGGGCCGCCTCAAACTGCTCTGCCTCTGCGCATAGCCCACTAGCAGTGGTGAAACAGGAGGAGCACAGCTCAGGCCAGGTGCAGATGTCCCCCCTGCCACCGTTCTTCATCAGCCACCAGCAGGTGCCTCAGGTCCTCAGACAGCTTCAGCCTCAGACCTCGCTGTCTGGCCAGCCTGGAACACAGATCCtgctgcctgtctccctgcccacCAGCACTGCCACCATCCAGCTACCGAACAACAGCATTAAGCTGCAGGTCAGAGAGCCGGTCCTGCAGACCACAGTTAGCACTACAGCTCAAGGCCTCATCCAGAAAACAGAGGCCTCAGCAccccaccaacaacaacacaccACCCAGACCCAACCCATGGCACAG ATGACAGTCCCACTGTGCACCACCTCAGGCTCTGGGTTCCAGTTCAGAGCAGGCCCAGGTCAGACAGAGATCCCCCAGTGTTTCCTAAACACTTCCCCAGGGAACAGGTCCCCTGCCAGGGCCTCATCCAACCAAGCAGTCCCCAATGGTCCAACAAACAAG TCCCCTTCTCCCTGCCAGCCCAACTTCTCAAACCACGTCCCCAAGAGTAAGGACCCGCCACGCTACGAAGAGGCCGTTAAACAGACCCGCAGAATGCAGACTGCTGCACAG GTACCCACTGCAACCAGCCAGCACATGGACGACCTGTTTGACGTGTTGATCGAGAGTGGAG AGATCTCCCCCTTCATCAGACTGGACCCTTCCTTTCCAGACAAGCTGCTTCCTGTGACAGCCAGCGTAACCACCCTGCCCTTCAACACGGTGCTATCCCGCCCCCCGCCCCAGATCCAGGTGGCCCGCCCGCCCGGCCCCACTCTTAACCCCCCGGCCCCACCCAGCCTGACAGCCCTGGCCATAGACAACCAGCTGGAGGCCTTCCTGGAAGGCACGCTGAAGGGGGAGACTGAGCCCCGGACACTGAGGTTGATGGAAGAGCTGCACAGTCAGCTGCTGGAACACTCCCCCCACTCCCCCATGGAGACGGACACCACCGGGTTCAACAATGTCAGTGCACCCCCCTCCAGCTACCACCTGGACCACACCAACCTGGACAACATGGAGTGGCTGGACCTGACCATGCCCGGGCCGACGGGGGGGCTCAACCCACTGGGCCTTCCCCCGTCTGGGGTCTTCTCCTCTGACTTCCTGGACTCCCATGACCTGCAGCTACACTGGGACTAA